The Lactuca sativa cultivar Salinas chromosome 2, Lsat_Salinas_v11, whole genome shotgun sequence genome includes a window with the following:
- the LOC128132487 gene encoding uncharacterized mitochondrial protein AtMg00810-like, which yields MNSEIDSINQKNTWKLVEKTNEVKPRTRLCKMQPEGYLKKGSEGVQKNQRYTENIDGENILILAVYVDDVFVTESSLNMINKFKTNMAKIFEITDLGKLTYYLRIEVKKEENTIVIKQEAYAHHTLKEVELQHCNLAHVPMEPCTKITKAEDEPEIVATQYRRLMGYLHYLLQTRPDMAYAVGVISRYMQSLRESHGT from the exons ATGAATTCAGAAATTGATTCAATAAACCAGAAAAATACGTGGAAGCTAGTTGAAAAAACAAATGAAGTAAAGCCAA GAACACGTTTATGTAAAATGCAACCCGAAGGATACTTGAAGAAAGGGAGTGAAG GTGTGCAAAAGAACCAACGATATACCGAAAATATTGATGGAGAAAATATTTTGATTTTGGCGGTTTATGTTGATGACGTATTTGTAACCGAATCAAGCTTGAATATGATCAATAAATTCAAGACCAACATGGCTAAAATCTTCGAGATAACAGATCTTGGTAAGCTAACTTACTATCTTAGAATTGAAGTAAAGAAAGAAGAAAATACGATTGTCATCAAGCAAGAAGCTTATGCCCATCACACTCTAAAAGAAGTTGAACTTCAACACTGCAATCTAGCTCATGTTCCAATGGAACCATGTACAAAGATAACCAAAGCAGAAGATGAGCCAGAGATTGTTGCAACTCAATATCGAAGGCTTATGGGATATCTTCATTATCTACTCCAGACTAGACCAGATATGGCATACGCAGTTGGAGTTATAAGTCGTTATATGCAAAGTCTCCGAGAGTCACATGGAACATAA
- the LOC111892111 gene encoding cyclin-U4-1, translating to MADLVMPKLINLLSSLLQRAAESNDLNRPLHTQKISIFYGLIRPNISIEKYLERIFRYANCSPSCYVVAYVYLDRFVKSQPFLPINSFNVHRLLVTSVLISIKFMDDICFNNAYYAKVGGISTVEINLLEVDFLFGLGFQLNVTPETFRDYCTYLQSEMMMGFPPVCSAPPVLTMGADHCAIINEDDCQSQHHQPQLAV from the exons ATGGCGGATCTGGTGATGCCCAAGTTGATAAACCTGCTATCGTCTCTTCTTCAGAGAGCCGCGGAATCGAACGATCTCAACCGTCCATTACACACTCAGAAGATATCCATCTTCTACGGATTGATCCGACCCAATATAAGCATCGAGAAATACCTGGAGCGGATCTTCAGATACGCCAATTGCAGTCCGTCGTGCTATGTGGTGGCGTATGTTTATCTCGATCGGTTCGTGAAGAGCCAGCCGTTTTTGCCGATTAACTCTTTCAATGTTCATCGGTTGCTTGTTACCAGTGTACTTATCTCGATCAAATTCATGGATGATAT ATGTTTCAACAATGCGTATTACGCAAAAGTTGGAGGAATATCAACGGTTGAGATTAACCTGCTTGAAGTCGACTTTCTATTCGGGTTGGGGTTCCAATTAAACGTCACACCGGAAACATTCCGGGACTACTGTACATATCTCCAATCGGAGATGATGATGGGGTTTCCTCCTGTGTGCTCGGCTCCACCAGTTCTTACCATGGGGGCAGATCATTGTGCCATCATCAATGAAGATGATTGTCAATCTCAACATCATCAACCGCAGCTGGCTGTTTGA
- the LOC111892104 gene encoding protein ALP1-like: MTKNGVPTVILEAVVSQDLWFWNAFFGMAWSNNDLNVFQASPLFNNILHGKTLDMSYVSNENEYKYEYYLADGIYPKYATFVKSYLFSADEKRKLFKLAHESTRKDVERTFGVVKQKWRIIKHPARTWNRAKLTAVVTACVILHNMIIEEESNAICSYTRNDILNAHALIKNIEI; this comes from the coding sequence ATGACAAAAAATGGGGTGCCAACTGTTATATTAGAGGCGGTTGTTTCACAAGACTTATGGTTTTGGAATGCATTCTTTGGTATGGCGTGGTCCAACAACGACTTGAATGTGTTTCAAGCGTCTCCGTTATTTAACAACATTTTGCATGGTAAAACACTAGACATGTCATACGTTTCGAATGAAAATGAATATAAATATGAGTATTACCTAGCTGATGGGATATATCCAAAGTATGCTACATTTGTCAAGTCATATTTATTTTCAGCcgatgaaaaacgaaaattgttCAAGTTAGCACATGAATCTACACGGAAGGATGTGGAACGGACATTTGGAGTCGTAAAACAAAAGTGGCGCATAATCAAACATCCAGCACGGACATGGAATAGGGCAAAACTAACGGCGGTGGTGACTGCTtgtgttattttacataacatgatAATAGAAGAAGAGAGCAATGCTATTTGTTCATATACCAGGAATGATATACTTAATGCACATGCGTTAattaaaaacatagaaatttaa
- the LOC111892125 gene encoding protein mago nashi homolog: MAEEENGATGGGEFYLRYYVGHKGKFGHEFLEFEFRPDGKLRYANNSNYKNDTMIRKEVFLTPSVLKECRRIVSDSDIMKEDDNNWPEPDRVGRQELEIVMGNEHISFTTSKIGSLMDVQTSNDPEGLRIFYYLVQDLKCFVFSLISLHFKIKPI; the protein is encoded by the exons ATGGCGGAAGAGGAGAACGGAGCGACCGGCGGCGGGGAGTTTTACCTGAGGTACTACGTAGGGCACAAGGGAAAGTTTGGACATGAATTTTTGGAGTTTGAGTTCCGACCTGACGGGAAGCTCCGCTACGCCAACAACTCCAACTACAAGAACGACACCATGATCCGCAAGGAGGTCTTCCTCACCCCTTCTGTTCTCAAAGAGTGCCGCCGTATTGTCTCCGATTCCGAT ATTATGAAGGAGGATGACAACAACTGGCCAGAACCAGATCGTGTAGGACGACAAGAGCTTGAGATTGTGATGGGGAATGAACACATCTCCTTCACTACTTCCAAGATTGGGTCGCTAATGGATGTTCAGACTAGTAATGATCCTGAAGGCCTCCGCATCTTCTATTATCTCGTCCAG GACTTGAAGTGTTTTGTGTTCTCCCTGATCTCTCTTCATTTCAAGATCAAGCCGATTTAA
- the LOC111892121 gene encoding stellacyanin codes for MTILVVAVLAILGYASMCRATTYTVGDTSGWDIATDVDSWAQDKHFVVGDVLSFQYSSSHSVAEVNRDKYEGCNTTNVLQPSSNGNTTFALTKPGDRYFICGKQLHCYAGMKLHVVVEGKAAEAPAGAPQAESGGDSTTTTTTIPSSKNNNPSPIVRNSSTFVRVGFKLIVFVAFTCLMSWIM; via the exons ATGACAATCCTAGTTGTGGCAGTTTTAGCCATCCTTGGCTATGCATCGATGTGTAGAGCCACAACGTACACAGTGGGTGACACCTCTGGTTGGGACATAGCCACCGATGTCGATTCATGGGCTCAAGATAAACATTTTGTCGTTGGTGATGTTCTTT CTTTTCAATACTCTTCAAGTCATAGTGTGGCGGAGGTGAATCGAGATAAATATGAGGGGTGCAACACGACCAATGTACTACAACCGAGTAGTAATGGGAACACAACATTTGCTTTGACAAAACCAGGAGATAGGTACTTCATATGTGGTAAGCAGCTACATTGCTATGCTGGAATGAAGCTTCACGTGGTTGTTGAAGGTAAGGCCGCAGAAGCACCTGCCGGAGCACCACAGGCGGAGTCCGGCGGTGATtctacaaccaccaccaccaccatccctTCTTCAAAAAATAATAATCCATCACCGATTGTCCGTAATTCATCCACATTTGTGCGTGTTGGTTTTAAGTTAATCGTTTTCGTGGCTTTTACATGTCTTATGTCATGGATTATGTAG